The DNA region GTTTTGACCTGATGATCATGTGTAAATAAATTGtcaataataaaaagaaataaaaaaaacaaagagagagttttagggtttaattacCAAATTGGTTTGTTGATTCATGGcttgaagataaataatttgttcTTCAAGactattaatttatatagtttgatggataaataatatgtgtatatatttgATACACGTCTCTCTTATTCCCGAATCCCGATGTCATTGACACGTATTCCTTTTCATTGGGATTTGCTacatataatattgtttttgtaaatcatatacaattcattcattggttaaattattagggttatgataaaaaaaaaaaaaagatgtcgGTAATATGAAAAAAAGATAGTCGGTCAATAtagaatatttttgtttaaaaaaactttcttCTAATTATTCTAAATGAAGTTTCATTTTTAGGTGACTGAAAATTTAAAAGTtcgaatataatttttaatttcgaATTGTTGCAAAAAATTGTCAAGTTTAATACAAATAGTAAttccataattttattatttcatccaATCATTTTGAGAAGtgattattaatgttataatggtatcaaatttatattcttgtatttatttttcaaattttttttttttattctaacatTGTTTTAACACAGACTTTGTATTTATTGGGAAATAATCCACTTAgggttttctattctcaaatgTCTCACAAAGagcaaaattataataataattattattattattttttaaatgtagaCATTTGGGAGCAAATTATCATATCCGGAAATAATCACTCAATTCAAGTTAGTTTTACCGAAAATAAGAGTTAaagtcaattttattattaaaattttatgatattgagattattattattattttgtttttaatgtaaGATGTTAGTATTATCTCGAGAAGGACTCTCAActtaaaacttattatattgAGACGGTAAAAGAGGTTAATTagtcatatttaattaaactcCCATTTAACTCGGGCatagtaattataaaaaactaaaaaaaattaccttaaaaatgtgactttataatttaattcaatatttttttatttaattattaaaaatgtgacacaaaataataaatttgatgaaaagacattcatttaatttttttctcattaattcACTGATTTTACCTCATTTCTCAGTTAACAAAAATTATCATTTCGTACATAATAGACATCTCATATTACTAGTCTCTTAACCTCATTTATACATCCTATCATTTCTTACACAATAGATATCTCATATTATTAATCTCGTAACCTCATTTTTGCACCCAACTATCTCAACAGTACCAATCATTTATTATcagtctcttatccctcgacaaattaatcatcaatctctctcgactcgacaatccggaaactttaaaaattaattatcattatatatataattagttaaaaagttgaacttatattattaaaatgtctcgcgttcatcaaatttagtgttgaatttaaaatataaagtgttattagcctagttagttaaatgattgtacttgtttttgattggttgcaagttcaaaatatatatatatatatatatatatatatatatatatatatatatatatatatatatatatatataatttttaattttatttttaaccgttttaaatttatggatgggtcaacccacaattcaaatatcaatttaaaatccagaattttaaaaatcaagtatcattttatatatatatatatatatatatatatatatatatatatatatatatatatatatatatatatatatatatatatattaaatttttacaattttaagagtttaaaaattatttaaattttagattttataaaaataaagtaaatttaaatatattaaatttaaaactaagttattatttatttaaacaaatgaACTCGATGAATTAATTTTGTACatattatatgaattaattttgtacatattatatgaattaattttgtacatattatttctttataatgtcATTTTTTGTGCgtactttaaattaattttattcttattaaaaatgataataatataaaattaattaatactatattctaaaataaaatcttatctaaactctcaattttaaataaactattatcaaattataaatataaaaaaattgcattcataagtaaaactaaaaaaaaattaataaagaattaaagagctaaaaaaaaattataatctctatacattaattaaatgtaatgTCAGTTTGGTAATAATAGTGATGAATTAAGCCCAAAATCTTGCGCATTGGAAATAACTTGGCTCTAAAATGCACAAAGAAATCGATAAAAGAAAAAAGTCAATTGATTTAGTTAAAGCACTCGAAATCAGAATTGGACTAGCCAAGGGTAAATCATTAAGAAATGATTGGGCCAACATTTCACCCAAACGAACTTGGGCCTGGGTACTGAGATGAAGCCCATCTGGATTTAAAGGTAGTCCTTTTGCATCAACAATTCTTATGTTTGCCAGTTCTGATCCAACAGAAAATTGGGCCTCTCTTATTTCTTTCACATAATGCCCTTCCCCAGATGCTAATGCCACCTTTAACACAACcaccaaataaataaacaatatttatttaattaaaaaaatacttctaaaaagtcaaattaatattataataataataactataaatAAATGCATTTAAACAAGGTCTAACCCCACCTGACCTGATATTTTCAAGATGcatgatattttcaaatttattcttattcacatatttttttctttcaaattttaaaataaattaattcaatgtAAAGTTAGGCAAGtgacttctttctttctttctttatttttagatttatttaaattaatgcaTAAATATTAAGTTTAGTTTATTTGCTTTCGATTATttcacaaattaaatattatttacctctctcatttatctaattatttaattttattaaacaaaatactaaaaattctctattttaaatttttattttttattttatttatatatattaacaacctttaattatttttactcattcttttttttacttacacaaaattatcaattatcattatttactatttttatcatattttttaaataacctcgTACTATAAATTTAACTTACAACTCATTCATTCTGTTTTATCAAActagtatttttataaaaaaattgaaaataaaataatatcagaTAAACtcaataactattttaaatattaataaaatatccaTTATTTTTTGCTTTAAAATTATAGCTCATATTGacagttttaaaaatatattgtataaaatttaagttttgtttacttataaattttaaaaaaaaattattttgttcattttgaaAAGTTGAAGAATCAAAACTGTCTATTCAAGTGAAAAAAACAACccaataactatttaaaatatccattattatttttttcaattattagaTTAGAATTACCTGAATAATGGGCAAGAATGGGTTCTGCAAATCTGAACGCAAATTAATGAAAAACATCTTCAATTTCCCTTTATACAATTCCGAATCTTTCTTCTCTTTAGTATCACTCTCTCCTTGATACCACAAAACGCCACGAATCGCTCCACCGCcagccgccgccgccgccgccagCGTTCTTCTAATCATCTGATTATAAAGAAACGACCCTTTTTCCCATTGACTAATATTAGTTCCTCCAACGGCACATGGAACTAATCCGACCGTTTCCAAATTAGGGTTCCGGCTTAAAATTGAATTGGCGAAAGCTAACCCCGGTCCAATTCCACATGTTTTGTTGTTTCTAATATCAATATCCCAATGTAACGGTTCGTTTGCTTGTTCCCATTCTAGACCGGCGTTGAACCGGTAGATTGATGGGTTTGGAGATGATTCGATTGGTATGATTCCGTCCCAAATATTGGCGATTACGCCGCCGCGACCGGCCATGTTGCTTTGACCGGCGAGGATGAATATGTTTATTGGTGAATTGGAGATGGCGATTAGATTTGTGTAGAGATTGAAGAgaattatgaagaaaaaaacattctttaccatcttctttttcttcatctgCGATTTACTTGATCTCTGTTCTGCGTTTGCGGCGAATTGCAGCAACTGAGAGGAGAGAGAGATGGAAAACCTTTTTCTTTTGGCTAGGAAAGTCTTCAAAGGcaagtgttatatatatatatataatataaataaataaataaataaataaataaccctaaaaataataataaagtgcGTTCTTTTGGgtatagttaatttatttaaaaaaaaatatattaaatatattaagcaATAATCATGTGGTTTAGTTGGGGGTGttgtgtatttatttatttaattaatattattagttgTAGGATAATAAAATccatgttaaatatatttgtatttggtATGTTCATATTAGAATTGATTTGATgtcaacttttaaaatatacttattttatattatatatatttgatacgAGAAAGTATATTAGTTAAAGATATAACATaatttgattggctgaaaaaaataatttttttttatattttttttttcaaccaataatttattttctatttattttccGGAGCACtcctcatttatatatgattggATATTAATaccaatttaaaattgattcattaaatattttttattttattttatttttgacactcatttaataaatataggGATAACAATATAGTCAAAATACAAACGGGGAATCGGTGTTATTTACCGTTCCCATTTTCTTTATTTGGagattttaattaatatcatttcagtCCGGTTTAGAATCCCCATGATACACCTATTTccacaatattatttatttatttttaatgtattacaaaatttaactttcatttcttttttaaataggaaagaaaataaatatatcataattattagtGGGGGTAATCACGTGAAATTATTTGGATACAAATATCATATCACTCATctatttattaatgtataaaccaatatataattatattttgtgatAGATATTTAATTTGGAGAACTAAAATTACACTTCATGATTTCTTATTTAacagaataaattaaattaaatatttgatttattaatgtatttttaaaaaattagaaataaatctaatttaaacaaataaattataataaagtttaaactaatattaatatatatatatatactattataaattgacttatttaatatctcacttatttatctttaatattttttttttctcctttaaatactgattatatttttattaaattattttttttttcaaaaagggtttaaaatgttttttatttttaatataaataaaaaatcatttaaaattatttaaatttaaataaactttgttctatattaataatatataaatatattatgaagagAGGAGAGAAAAGagggaataaaaaataaataacagaGGAGATTGGAAATGAGATGAAAGAGCATAAAACATCATAAGTAACTAATTTTGTTAGAggctaaataaatatatatatttttttgtagtttatatttaaatgatttatttttcaaataaagtataatatataataaaataatatatggatAGTTATCTAATTCaactaaattttgaaaatatattacaaggtatttatttaatttatacaatcaattaattattaaaaaaatcaatagaacCTAACCATTTTCACCCTTGTTCACATTTGTGAATAATTTATGTACTGTATATTATTGTACATGTATGTCTTACAAACACGACTTTAAGATAGCACGCTCTTCTTCTTTCTCACATAAAACATCCCATGTTATCCGGTTTGTTGTTGTCTGTTTTGgtctaatttttaattagacTGGTTAAGAttcaagttatttaaataaattggttatttaaaaaataattattggtgATAATATTAAgaagttaataattattattatttttttttggataaaatagacttaaaatgatattaataaagggtatttaatgataaaataaaaaataaaaaataaaaaataaaaatacaatatattttaatattttaattaataaattgaataatgtaatagataaaagagataaataatgttttttggTTTTGGTAATTAAAATAACCCAATCCAAATTAACTTTGTACAATGTTGTTTAGGATTCCTTTTCTACTATTCATTAGTACAAGTTTACAACACACTCTTACAATGCAAAAGAAGATGAATGACCTCACCTCAttccattatatattatatcgaCTAACAAAGATACAACTCTTAGACACAGGGAGGAACGCATAAATAATTTCTGGGGCTAAATTAGTTAtacttgtattattttttttcgattaaataaatatatttattaattaaaactttataatGATGATATAAATCgagaaaaatatcttaataaacacaattacaaaGTTATTTTTGTCGAtaagtcggtacaaaagaagacaattgTATTCTACGAGACTCCATGGgttgaaaatattgcaatatttgcTCAATTttaattgttgaaaaaatatcCAAAGAAAACTGAGGATCATCCcgtaaattaaataagtaagcccgaagttgttgttctaaaaatatataattagtgcCTCTAAAATTTTCGGGATAAAGTTCAACAAGACGGATGAGTTTACGAACATCAAattgggagaatgaatttctTGGATGAAGACATATATGCAGCCAAGCAATTCCGTATATTAACTTCTGAAAAATGATTATTCATCTCTTGCATAATTAAATCAACAACCTAaccttaaaattcaaaattataataaaattaataataaacaaaaactattaacaaaaaataactttattataatatctaaaattaataactaaaatcTTCATGAGTAATGAAGAGCAGAAGTTCATTATTTGGTATAAACCGAATATCGACCAAATTCgaattatatttttggttttcgAATCAAATTCTAAAacgattcaaattcaaatacggttGTAGACACCTAAATTTTAggtttctaatttaaataaaaataaaataattttggactattttaaaataaaataaaagatgaaacgaaaataaagtaaaaaagtaggccaaatatgatatatatttgtcattaatttaatttatatttattttataggtaaaaaacaaaataaatataatataataagaagAAAGAAGGGAAAAGAAGAATGtagaggaaaagaaaagaaaagaaaagaaaagaaaagaaaagaaaaaaaaaagaaaagaaaagaaaagaaaagaaaaaagaaaaaaaaaaagaccgACAAAAACAAGACACATATTAGAGACATTTAATAAAGTTGAATAGGTAAAATGTGAACTTATCTAATACATCAACATCGAAAATGATTATGAAATGTATTTTTGAATGATTATTtgtcttaatatttatttatttatttttattataatttaaatgacatctgattaatatattattcaatatatttaaattgttaaagtTTTAATAAGTCTTAAAATGTTTATCATACCACATAGGATGTGTTAGACACAAAAAAGTGAAAACaatatttacttaatattttcttttaaatcatTACTCTATGcatattttgttagtttttgtttattagaaaatattactctgcatattttgtttattgttaTGTATCTTTATGTTTAACTTGATAAATGTACATATTTTGTTTATGCtcacatatttcttttataacttAAATGAATTTAAGTGCAAGACTTTGAGAATTTTATCAAAGTTATTGTtgatatacattatttataacGTTGTCTACAAATACGACACTCCAATGCAGATCCtaagtaatctatatatataatgatgcttaatttttaaagtgtccggattgccgggtcgaaagctgtggttaatttggatatatgtgagagtaatggatacttgggtcggattgtgggttgacccgcccataaacttataacggttaaaaataaaattaaaaacctaacaaaacacgtacaaccttttaaccaactaggctaataacactttatattttaaataaaaccaaaatttgataaacgcgtgacattttaacaatataagttcaacattttaactaactaatatatatatatatatatatatatatatatatatatatataattatgcttaatttttaaagtgtccggattgccgggtcgagagctgtggttaatttggatatatgtgagaataaatgaatacttgggtcggattatgggttgacccgtccataaaaattttaccgtaatatttttttcacggttttttatattatcactcGTGCAAATTCacgagatacatgctagttaaaaataataatcttaattCATTTTGGTTCTTAAATATAGAGAGTCaggcttaaaataataaaaattgtttttaattttaaatgaaaactGCATAAATTGCAGTAGGATCATTAAtgctaatttcttaaaatatattaattagaagacaatttaaaaaaaacacttttaattacactaattctaaaaattaaattttgattgtaTTAAAGATTGATACATTCCAATCATTTCTATATAGactttgtataattttaatctCAAACAAACAAATGAATTATCATGCAAATAGTAAGTTTGTCGTGAAGATCGCAACTAGAACTAGACAATGAAGATTGCAACTAGAACTAGACAATGAAGCTGATAAAAACAATTAGTCTAagttatactatttttttatcacaaactatttgaaaaaactcaaaaatcacAAATTCTCATTCATTATGAGAAGTAATAATAACTTTCCAAAATATCCCCTAGTTAAAAAATTTCAagattaatttatatagttaacGTGAAGGATATAAATTGTAGAgatttaaacaattaaacttGTTATATATCATCTTCACTTGTCATATTTTAGTATGGAACACtacaaacttaattattatataattcaaaatatcaaataactagataaaaatatcttataacCGCAAGCAAACCGACCTTACTTGAATACAAAGAAAAGGAAGAACACATAGTCCAAATGATTTATGTTGGCACTTTATACGAAAGTGACTAAAAATGGGTATTCTGTTAGCTTAAGATACCAAGCTTATATCATACAACATTTGTTAAATGGTCAATTTCAATTAGGCAtcacttatatttattaatgtatgAACTATGTCAATTTTAAAGACCAACTATATATTTAGAGAAACAATGACAATGTTAAAACccatttttaataactttttatttaggtggattcaaatataaaagtgtttgaaaaaaaacaattgaatgTAGATTTAAAAGTGTTTACCGCATTACAGTGGTCcggtagaaaaataaaataataaactaaaatgttaCTGACTCAAATTCTAATAAGGGATCACGATGATTGAGTGTTagcatatttttcttaattaaaataaaataaaattttagaaagtatttattaatttagtcATATTCTAACTTCATTCTATTTGTTATTTTGGTAAACaattctttttatttgattcatgatttgaaaagaagaagatatttgttatatatatatatatatatatatatttaaatattctgaattaatatttaaaaattttaaaaatatagtaaaaaaatcaCACAATAAACTTgaataatactaaaataatatctatatcaaataaattactttCATGAtccttatataatataaatagaaataaataaaaagacacTTTCCAACAACAAACCTCCACATcaaccattaattaattatatatttatcaaattaacgAAAACTTATTGGTTAGGTGTTTCGGTTaaggttaattaaatatttaatttaattaaacattattttaatattttagtaaataaaatattaaaataatatttattttaaattattattatttattttattatctatatatatctaataa from Impatiens glandulifera chromosome 5, dImpGla2.1, whole genome shotgun sequence includes:
- the LOC124940122 gene encoding probable carbohydrate esterase At4g34215 — its product is MKKKKMVKNVFFFIILFNLYTNLIAISNSPINIFILAGQSNMAGRGGVIANIWDGIIPIESSPNPSIYRFNAGLEWEQANEPLHWDIDIRNNKTCGIGPGLAFANSILSRNPNLETVGLVPCAVGGTNISQWEKGSFLYNQMIRRTLAAAAAAGGGAIRGVLWYQGESDTKEKKDSELYKGKLKMFFINLRSDLQNPFLPIIQVALASGEGHYVKEIREAQFSVGSELANIRIVDAKGLPLNPDGLHLSTQAQVRLGEMLAQSFLNDLPLASPILISSALTKSIDFFLLSISLCILEPSYFQCARFWA